A genomic window from Pagrus major chromosome 23, Pma_NU_1.0 includes:
- the cdk21 gene encoding cyclin-dependent kinase 6, with protein sequence MDVCSGPLRYELLAEVGRGSYGQVYKAREAGGKQRLLAVKKLNVHVDTSESGIPAAMIREVALLRRMMFFNHDNIVKLLDASAVPAGRSLDLTVVLEYIDQDLSAYLSKVPASGLSRDCIKDVMQQLLRGLDFLHTNMVLHRDLKPENILVSSRGEVKIADFGLARIYTFNIALTPGVVTLWYRAPEVLLNSVYMSSVDMWSAGCIFAELFLLRPMFQGYTEVQQLQKIFEVIGLPSEEDWPKDSPVSYSLSWGTKGSCKNLLLNLGPDENDLLSQCLVFRPSSRISAAKALVHPFFMKH encoded by the exons ATGGACGTCTGCAGTGGACCCTTGCGCTACGAGCTGCTGGCAGAGGTAGGAAGAGGCTCCTACGGCCAAGTGTACAAGGCCAGAGAGGCGGGGGGGAAACAGCGCCTCCTGGCGGTGAAGAAATTAAACGTCCACGTCGACACGTCAGAGAGCGGGATCCCCGCCGCCATGATCCGAGAGGTGGCGCTGCTGAGGCGGATGATGTTCTTCAACCATGACAACATCGTCAA GCTGTTGGATGCGTCTGCTGTGCCGGCGGGCCGGAGCTTGGACCTCACTGTGGTGTTGGAATACATCGACCAGGACCTGTCCGCCTACCTGTCCAAGGTTCCTGCTTCTGGACTGAGTCGTGACTGCATTAAG GATGTGATGCAGCAGCTGCTGCGAGGACTGGACttcctgcacacaaacatggtGCTGCACCGCGACCTGAAACCAGAGAACATCCTGGTCAGCAGCCGCGGAGAAGTCAAGATCGCAGACTTTGGACTGGCTCGCATCTACACCTTCAACATCGCTCTCACTCCAGGC GTGGTGACGCTGTGGTACAGAGCTCCTGAGGTGCTGCTCAACTCTGTTTACATGTCCTCAGTGGACATGTGGAGCGCCGGCTGCATCTTCGCCGAGCTCTTCCTCTTGAG acCGATGTTTCAAGGATACACAGaggtgcagcagctgcagaaaatCTTTGA ggtgaTCGGTTTGCCCAGTGAGGAGGACTGGCCCAAGGACAGCCCCGTCTCATACTCACTCAGCTGGGGAACAAAAGGCTCCTGCAAAAATCTGCTGCTCAACCTCGGCCCGGACGAGAACGACCTCCTCTCT CAATGTTTGGTGTTCAGACCGAGCAGTCGCATCTCAGCCGCCAAAGCCCTGGTTCATCCTTTCTTTATGAAGCACTGA
- the retsat.2 gene encoding all-trans-retinol 13,14-reductase: protein MWFSVAIICVGLVLFILKYVFTGSGPNPFETDTREPLKKMVHDRKEKNKVLKQGFLASKVPKDLDAIIIGSGVGGLGLAVLLARVGKKVLVLEQHDRAGGCCHTFTEKGFEFDVGIHYIGDLLPHKPFRCMLDQITNGQLQWEPLDNPFDHVVLGPPENRRHYPIYSGRNRFPDELKKCFPGEEKAIDEYMRLVKKVGRGVWLLALLKLLPAPVAKFLVYTGLAKRLSFFFQMAPRSLTEVVNELTQNKDLRAVLTYIFGTYGNAPNDASFSMHSLLVTHYLNGAWYPKGGASEIAYHMIPIIEKAGGAVLVRAPVNRILFNDAKEAYGVSVIKGQEEIQIRAPIVISNAGIFNTYQKLLPKDLQAMPAIQKQLSMMKNGAGGLSIFVGLNGTKEELGLGANNYYIFTENNFDDLVEKYMKGKREDSAKTVPLLFVGSPSAKDPTWEERSPGKSTMSLVSFASYEWFEEWKDDKVSNRGAEYKELKQAFIDNILEAVMDVFPKVTRDKIEFIDAGTPITNTHYIGAPKGEIYGADHGIARFSPELHATVRPQTPLKNLYLTGQDVFLCGFAGALAGALTCGSVLLNRNLHLDAIALAKKTNFMNNKLKGE from the exons ATGTGGTTCAGTGTAGCGATAATTTGTGTCGGTTTGGtgttatttatattaaaatatgtcTTCACCGGCTCCGGGCCCAACCCCTTTGAGACGGACACCCGTGAACCGTTGAAAAAGATGGTTCACGATCGGAAAGAGAAGAATAAAGTTCTGAAGCAAG GTTTCCTGGCCAGTAAAGTACCCAAAGACCTGGATGCCATCATCATCGGCAGTGGGGTCGGTGGACTCGGGCTTGCGGTGTTGCTGGCCAGAGTTGGAAAGAAAGTCTTGGTTCTGGAGCAGCACGATCGGGCTGGTGGATGCTGCCACACGTTCACTGAGAAGGGCTTTGAGTTTGACGTTG GAATCCACTACATCGGTGACCTGCTACCACACAAGCCGTTCCGCTGCATGCTGGACCAAATAACCAACGGACAGCTGCAGTGGGAGCCTCTGGACAATCCCTTCGACCACGTAGTGCTGGGCCCTCCGGAAAACCGCCGCCACTATCCCATCTACAGCGGCAGGAACCGCTTCCCCGATGAGCTGAAGAAGTGCTTCCCTGGAGAGGAGAAGGCCATCGACGAATACATGAGGCTGGTCAAG AAAGTTGGACGGGGTGTTTGGCTCCTCGCTCTGCTGAAGCTCCTGCCCGCCCCAGTGGCCAAGTTCCTGGTCTACACCGGCCTGGCCAAACGTCTGTCCTTCTTCTTCCAAATGGCTCCTCGCAGCCTGACAGAAGTGGTCAACGAGCTGACGCAGAACAAGGACCTGAGGGCCGTGCTCACCTACATCTTTGGCACCTACG GTAACGCGCCAAATGATGCCAGTTTTTCCATGCACAGCCTGCTGGTCACTCACTACCTGAACGGTGCTTGGTACCCGAAAGGCGGAGCCAGTGAAATTGCCTATCACATGATCCCCATCATTGAGAAAGCAGGCGGTGCCGTTCTAGTCCGAGCCCCAGTCAACCGCATCTTGTTCAATGACGCCAAGGAGGCTTATG GTGTGAGCGTCATAAAAGGGCAAGAGGAAATACAGATCCGTGCCCCTATTGTCATCTCTAACGCTGGAATCTTCAACACCTACCAGAAGCTGCTGCCCAAAGACCTCCAGGCCATGCCAG CTATCCAGAAGCAGCTGAGTATGATGAAGAACGGCGCAGGTGGCCTGAGCATTTTTGTGGGTCTGAATGGAACGAAGGAGGAGCTGGGCCTCGGAGCGAACAACTACTATATCTTCACCGAGAACAATTTCGATGATCT GGTTGAGAAGTACATGAAAGGAAAGAGGGAAGATTCTGCTAAAACCGTACCTCTCCTGTTCGTCGGCTCTCCGTCAGCTAAAGATCCGACCTGGGAGGAAAGGTCACCAG GCAAGTCCACCATGAGTCTGGTCAGCTTCGCCAGCTACGAGTGGTTTGAGGAGTGGAAGGATGACAAAGTGAGCAACAGAGGGGCTGAATACAAAGAGCTCAAACAGGCATTCATTGACAACATTCTGGAGGCCGTTATGGATGTCTTCCCGAAAGTGACCAGAGACAAG attgAGTTCATTGACGCTGGAACCCCCATCACGAACACACATTATATCGGAGCCCCTAAAGGTGAAATCTACGGAGCGGATCACGGCATCGCCCGCTTCAGCCCTGAGCTCCACGCTACAGTGAGACCTCAGACTCCACTGAAGAACCTCTATCTGACAG GTCAGGACGTGTTCCTGTGCGGCTTCGCCGGCGCTCTCGCCGGAGCTCTCACCTGCGGCTCGGTCCTTCTCAACCGCAACCTGCATTTGGATGCCATCGCCCTGGCAAAGAAAACTAACTTTATGAATAACAAACTGAAGGGAGAGTAA
- the LOC141019560 gene encoding glycylpeptide N-tetradecanoyltransferase 1-like, translating to MKMADENETAPMPEKEDVEDHGHCSDCENEEHQFDDGDRGLGDDTGAKKKKKKQKKKKKSGAPEAAQDPLAKVNSLPADKLQEIQKAIELFSVGQGPAKTMEEATRRSYQFWDTQPVPKLGETVTSHGSIEPDKDKIREEPYSLPHGFSWDTLDLGDPAVLKELYTLLNENYVEDDDNMFRFDYSSEFLLWALRPPGWLSQWHCGVRVNSNQKLVGFISAIPANIRIYDIEKKMVEINFLCVHKKLRSKRVAPVLIREITRRVNLQGIFQAVYTAGVVLPKPVGTCRYWHRSLNPRKLIEVKFSHLSRNMTMQRTMKLYRLPEAPKTSGLRPMTKKDVPVVHRLLREYLSQFNLVPAMTPEEVEHWLLPQENIIDTYLVENDGKVTDFLSFYTLPSTIMNHPVHHSLKAAYSFYNVHTTTPLLDLMSDALILAKSKGFDVFNALDLMENKTFLEKLKFGIGDGNLQYYLYNWKCPSMGSEKVGLVLQ from the exons ATGAAGATGGCGGATGAGAATGAGACAGCACCGATGCCGGAGAAAGAAGATGTAGAGGACCACGGACACTGCAGCGACTGCGAAAATGAAGAGCACCAATTCGACGATGG TGACAGGGGTCTGGGCGACGACACTGGcgccaagaagaagaaaaagaagcagaaaaagaagaagaaatctgGTGCCCCAGAAGCAGCTCAGGACCCCCTTGCCAAG GTGAATTCGTTGCCAGCTGATAAACTACAGGAGATCCAAAAGGCCATTGAACTGTTCTCTGTCGGCCAAGGCCCTGCCAAGACCATGGAGGAAGCAACTCGGAGGAGTTACCAGTTCTGGGACACACAGCCTGTGCCCAAGCTAG GGGAGACCGTGACATCACACGGCTCCATTGAACCTGACAAAGACAAAATTCGTGAGGAGCCTTACAGCCTCCCACATGGCTTCAGCTGGGACACTCTCGACTTGGGGGACCCTGCTGTG CTCAAGGAGCTTTACACGCTTCTCAATGAGAACTATGTTGAAGATGATGACAACATGTTCCGATTTGACTACTCCTCCGAGTTCCTGCTCTG ggcCCTGCGGCCCCCTGGCTGGTTGTCCCAGTGGCATTGTGGAGTGAGAGTTAACTCTAACCAGAAGCTGGTTGGCTTCATCAGTGCCATTCCTGCTAACATCCGTATCTACGACAT agaaaagaaaatggttgAGATCAATTTCCTCTGCGTCCACAAGAAGCTTCGCTCCAAACGAGTCGCGCCGGTTCTGATCAGAGAAATCACCAGACGGGTCAACCTGCAGGGTATCTTTCAGGCGGTATACACCGCTGGAGTGGTACTGCCCAAACCTGTGGGCACATGCAG GTACTGGCATCGCTCTTTGAACCCACGTAAACTCATCGAGGTGAAGTTCTCCCACCTGAGCAGGAACATGACTATGCAGCGTACCATGAAATTGTACCGCCTGCCTGAG GCTCCTAAGACTTCAGGTCTGCGGCCAATGACCAAGAAGGATGTGCCGGTGGTGCACCGCCTGCTCCGTGAGTACCTGAGCCAGTTCAACCTGGTGCCTGCCATGACCCCGGAGGAGGTAGAACACTGGCTGCTGCCCCAGGAGAATATTATCGACACTTACCTAGTGGAG AACGATGGCAAGGTGACTGATTTCCTGAGTTTCTACACACTGCCCTCCACCATTATGAACCACCCTGTGCACCACAGCCTAAAGGCAGCGTACTCCTTCTACAACGTGCACACCACCACCCCTCTGCTCGACCTGATGTCTGATGCCCTCATCCTGGCCAAATCG AAAGGGTTTGACGTCTTCAATGCACTGGATCTAATGGAAAACAAGACTTTCTTGGAGAAGCTTAAGTTCGGCATTGGTGACGGGAATCTACAGTATTATCTGTACAATTGGAAGTGTCCCAGCATGGGATCAGAAAAG GTTGGGTTGGTCCTGCAGTGA